From Leptodactylus fuscus isolate aLepFus1 chromosome 11, aLepFus1.hap2, whole genome shotgun sequence, one genomic window encodes:
- the LOC142184789 gene encoding gap junction delta-2 protein-like isoform X3 produces MFMCNTLQPGCNQACYDRAFPISHIRYWVFQIILVCTPSLCFITYSVHQSAKQRDRRYSFLYPLLEKELPRENRRMKNINGILMQNPDLSSKDEPDCLEVKEIPNTPKKAAKSPKVKRQEGISRFYIIQVFFRNALEIGFLAGQYFLYGFSVPPIFECDRYPCVKEVECYVSRPTEKTVFLVFMFAVSGICVLLNLAELNHLGWRKIKTAMRGVQARRKSVCEVRKKEPSTLAQVPTLGRTQSSESAYV; encoded by the coding sequence ATGTTCATGTGCAACACTCTTCAGCCTGGCTGTAACCAAGCCTGCTATGATCGAGCTTTCCCAATCTCCCACATCCGGTACTGGGTCTTCCAGATAATCCTTGTGTGCACGCCAAGCCTCTGCTTCATTACATACTCTGTCCATCAGTCCGCAAAGCAGAGAGACCGGAGATACTCCTTCCTCTACCCCTTACTGGAGAAGGAACTGCCACGAGAAAACAGGAGAATGAAAAACATCAATGGGATCCTAATGCAGAACCCAGACCTGTCCTCCAAGGATGAACCAGACTGCTTGGAAGTCAAAGAGATCCCGAATACACCCAAGAAAGCTGCGAAAAGTCCCAAGGTGAAGCGTCAAGAGGGCATATCCCGATTCTACATCATTCAGGTCTTCTTTAGGAACGCATTAGAGATTGGATTCCTTGCAGGACAATACTTCCTTTATGGCTTCAGCGTGCCACCCATCTTTGAGTGTGACCGATACCCTTGCGTAAAGGAGGTAGAGTGCTACGTGTCTCGGCCAACCGAGAAGACAGTCTTCCTGGTCTTCATGTTTGCCGTCAGTGGCATCTGTGTCCTTCTAAACTTAGCCGAGCTAAACCACCTCGGGTGGAGAAAGATCAAAACGGCCATGAGGGGAGTACAGGCTCGCAGGAAGTCAGTGTGTGAGGTGCGTAAAAAGGAGCCATCCACCTTGGCTCAAGTGCCAACATTGGGGAGGACACAATCCAGTGAGTCAGCTTATGTTTGA
- the LOC142184789 gene encoding gap junction delta-2 protein-like isoform X1: MGEWTILERLLEAAVQQHSTMIGRILLTVVVIFRILIVAIVGETVYEDEQTMFMCNTLQPGCNQACYDRAFPISHIRYWVFQIILVCTPSLCFITYSVHQSAKQRDRRYSFLYPLLEKELPRENRRMKNINGILMQNPDLSSKDEPDCLEVKEIPNTPKKAAKSPKVKRQEGISRFYIIQVFFRNALEIGFLAGQYFLYGFSVPPIFECDRYPCVKEVECYVSRPTEKTVFLVFMFAVSGICVLLNLAELNHLGWRKIKTAMRGVQARRKSVCEVRKKEPSTLAQVPTLGRTQSSESAYV; the protein is encoded by the coding sequence GATTCTGCTGACTGTAGTGGTCATTTTCCGCATATTAATTGTGGCTATCGTTGGCGAGACAGTCTACGAAGACGAGCAGACAATGTTCATGTGCAACACTCTTCAGCCTGGCTGTAACCAAGCCTGCTATGATCGAGCTTTCCCAATCTCCCACATCCGGTACTGGGTCTTCCAGATAATCCTTGTGTGCACGCCAAGCCTCTGCTTCATTACATACTCTGTCCATCAGTCCGCAAAGCAGAGAGACCGGAGATACTCCTTCCTCTACCCCTTACTGGAGAAGGAACTGCCACGAGAAAACAGGAGAATGAAAAACATCAATGGGATCCTAATGCAGAACCCAGACCTGTCCTCCAAGGATGAACCAGACTGCTTGGAAGTCAAAGAGATCCCGAATACACCCAAGAAAGCTGCGAAAAGTCCCAAGGTGAAGCGTCAAGAGGGCATATCCCGATTCTACATCATTCAGGTCTTCTTTAGGAACGCATTAGAGATTGGATTCCTTGCAGGACAATACTTCCTTTATGGCTTCAGCGTGCCACCCATCTTTGAGTGTGACCGATACCCTTGCGTAAAGGAGGTAGAGTGCTACGTGTCTCGGCCAACCGAGAAGACAGTCTTCCTGGTCTTCATGTTTGCCGTCAGTGGCATCTGTGTCCTTCTAAACTTAGCCGAGCTAAACCACCTCGGGTGGAGAAAGATCAAAACGGCCATGAGGGGAGTACAGGCTCGCAGGAAGTCAGTGTGTGAGGTGCGTAAAAAGGAGCCATCCACCTTGGCTCAAGTGCCAACATTGGGGAGGACACAATCCAGTGAGTCAGCTTATGTTTGA
- the LOC142184789 gene encoding gap junction delta-2 protein-like isoform X2 produces the protein MGEWTILERLLEAAVQQHSTMIGRILLTVVVIFRILIVAIVGETVYEDEQTMFMCNTLQPGCNQACYDRAFPISHIRYWVFQIILVCTPSLCFITYSVHQSAKQRDRRYSFLYPLLEKELPRENRRMKNINGILMQNPDLSSKDEPDCLEVKEIPNTPKKAAKSPKVKRQEGISRFYIIQVFFRNALEIGFLAGQYFLYGFSVPPIFECDRYPCVKEVECYVSRPTEKTVFLVFMFAVSGICVLLNLAELNHLGWRKIKTAMRGVQARRKSVCEESLPPFSQFFLRRDKSMDVFN, from the exons GATTCTGCTGACTGTAGTGGTCATTTTCCGCATATTAATTGTGGCTATCGTTGGCGAGACAGTCTACGAAGACGAGCAGACAATGTTCATGTGCAACACTCTTCAGCCTGGCTGTAACCAAGCCTGCTATGATCGAGCTTTCCCAATCTCCCACATCCGGTACTGGGTCTTCCAGATAATCCTTGTGTGCACGCCAAGCCTCTGCTTCATTACATACTCTGTCCATCAGTCCGCAAAGCAGAGAGACCGGAGATACTCCTTCCTCTACCCCTTACTGGAGAAGGAACTGCCACGAGAAAACAGGAGAATGAAAAACATCAATGGGATCCTAATGCAGAACCCAGACCTGTCCTCCAAGGATGAACCAGACTGCTTGGAAGTCAAAGAGATCCCGAATACACCCAAGAAAGCTGCGAAAAGTCCCAAGGTGAAGCGTCAAGAGGGCATATCCCGATTCTACATCATTCAGGTCTTCTTTAGGAACGCATTAGAGATTGGATTCCTTGCAGGACAATACTTCCTTTATGGCTTCAGCGTGCCACCCATCTTTGAGTGTGACCGATACCCTTGCGTAAAGGAGGTAGAGTGCTACGTGTCTCGGCCAACCGAGAAGACAGTCTTCCTGGTCTTCATGTTTGCCGTCAGTGGCATCTGTGTCCTTCTAAACTTAGCCGAGCTAAACCACCTCGGGTGGAGAAAGATCAAAACGGCCATGAGGGGAGTACAGGCTCGCAGGAAGTCAGTGTGTGAG GAATCACTGCCTCCATTTAGCCAATTCTTCCTCAGGAGAGACAAGTCAATGGACGTCTTTAACTAA